The following DNA comes from Entelurus aequoreus isolate RoL-2023_Sb linkage group LG19, RoL_Eaeq_v1.1, whole genome shotgun sequence.
TAAAGACAACCATCTGACCTACTTTCGCACCTATAGGCGATAGTCTTTAGTTAAACATCACTGTTTTTAGACTGTGGGAGGGTAGCAATGGTGTACTTTGAGAAAACCCACAAAAGCACTAAAGAAGCATGTCAGCGCAACACAAAAAGACCCTAGCTGACAgttgttttgtacttgttttttttaatcaaacttaaaATTTAAATTAATGCATGTTTggacctaaaaataaataaatgttcaataatattttgtttgtgtgcaaaataacaaattgaGTAATTAAAACGTGGAGTTGCATATGTTCCTGGCTTGTCTCCGGCCATCACTAACATTCTGCGCCACGGGTGACAATGAGAATGTCCGGGGAAAGGTATATCCTTATCAGTGGCAAAGCAGGAAGGAGCATTTGCATTAAAACGTCATATGGCCTTGTTTAAAAATGCGTAACTGCATGTTTGCTTGTTGTGTCACAATATCCCACTCCTCTCACCTCTTTCTCCTCTCCAGGTTTTCCACGGACACTTGCACAGGCACAGACCCTGAACAGTTTGTACCAGCTTGACATGGTCATCAGCCTCAACATCCCTTTTGAAACGCTTAAAGACAGACTCAGTGACCGCTGGATCCACCCGGGTAGCGGCCGAGTATACAACATGGGCTTTAACCCGCCGAGAGTGCAGGTCTGGAAATCTAAACCATGAAGTGAATTGTGATCTTGTTTTTAGCATGACCCTTGTTTATTTCAGCTCACATATTCATATTCCAGATATTGTGTCTTGCAAACTGCTTAATTTATACAATACAAGTAGGCCTACTGGTAAACCCCCGTCTTACATGTGCATGAAACAAACATCCAAATAAAgcacacactgttcacttctaGGTTCCACTTTTTATTGCTGTTTGGAAATGCTTCTATCAAAAGCAAGCTTTTATCTGTCAGTCTTACTttctgtgaagtgaaaacattTGCTTCCTTTATGCAGGACTCGTGACATTCAGCCTCACAAACGGTTTTCCTTAACAGGAAGATGAGTCATGGTCATATTATTGCTCTGTAACTTTATCAAGCAGGAAATGAGAGCAGATCATGTGATGCAAAACCTTTATGGAACTTTAGTGTgtttgtttttatccaatcaaaACTTTTCATTTCAAGATTGTTTTATGTGGTGGTCTGTTTTGTTGTTTGAGCATGGATGTCATGCCTTTTCATCCTCAGGGCAAAGATGACGTCACCGGGCAGGACCTGATTCAGCACGATGACGACAAACCAGAAGCTTTGATGGCCAGACTGAGACACTACAAAGATGTGGCTAAGCCCGTCATCGACTTATACAAGTTAGTGAATTACCACAATATTTGACATCCATTTTATCTATGTATATAACATATAGGCGCACCCACGATTTGATTTTGCGTCctatgtccactgtagaggacactggttttTCAGAGGATATGGCAATGTTTAGTttcttttgaacatgcatacacgGTTACATTGGTATACAttgcatcagaatcagaatcagctttattggcccactatgtttataacacacaaggaatttgacttggtagactatgctctctttgttcaatgcaaaaaacaaagaaaaacgtaACAACTTGTTCAGTTACACAatttaacatgtctgaaaaggagtaggaagaagcacagctaTATCCTACCTTCTGCTTATTATAGCAATTACCAATGTACTATTTTTTTAAGAGTAAAAGAAAAAGATAAAGTTGTGTAACAGAAAATGTAATAGTGTTTGTATAGTAAGTAGCTTTTATAATACAGTAGCCTCCCGTTATTCTTCacaccggctcaagcacttggccagTAAACAAGCACTCAGAGCGAGCTCAGCCGGACTGCCTTCAGATAATGTTACAAATATCTGACAGACCAAGAGGAACATGCTCAAAAGTATAGtaaagctccacttttcaaaatgtgtttgcttaaaggcctactgaaacccactactaccgaccacgcagtctgatagtttatatatcaatgatgaaatcttaacattgcaacacatgccaatatggccgggttaacttataaagtgcaattttaaaattcccgctaaacttccggttgaaaacgtctatgtatgatgacgtatgcgcgtgacgtcaatcgttgaaacggaagtattcggacacattgtatccaatacaaaaagctcggttttcatcgcaaaattccacagtattctggacatctgtgttggtgaatcttttgcaatttgtttaatgaacaatgaagactgcaaagaagaaagctttaggtggcatcggtgtattagcggctggctgcagcaacacaaccaggaggactttgacttagatagcagacgcgctatccgacgctagccgccgactgcattgatgatcgggtgaagtccttcgtcgctccgtcgatcactggaacgcaggtgagcacgggtgttgatgagcagatgagggctggctggcgtaggtggatagctaatgtttttagcatagctctgtgtggtcccgttgctaagttagcttcaatggcgtcattagcaacagcattgttaagcttcgccaggctggaaagcattaaccgtgtagttacatgtccatggtttaatagtattgttgattttctgtctatccttccagtcaggggtttatttcttttgtttctatctgcagttaagcccgatgctatcacgttagctccgtagctgtgaatgtccatttcgcgttctcgactctcattttcaagaggatatagtatccgaggtggtttaaaatacaaatccgtgatccacaatagaaaaaggagagagtgtggaatccaatgagccagcttgtacctaagttacggtcagagcgaaaaaagatgcgtcctgcactgcactctagtccttcactctcacgtgcctcatccacaaatctttcatcctggctcaaattaatggggtaatcgtcgctttctcggtccgaatcgctctcgctgctggtgtaaacaatggggaaatgtgaggagcctttcaacctgtgacgtcacgctactcctggtacaggcaaggcttttttttatcagcgaccaaaagttgcgaactttatcgtcaatgttctctactaaatcctttcagcaaaaatatggcaatattgcgaaatgatcaagtatgatacatagaatggatctgctatccccgtttaaataaaaacatttcatttcagtaattTACATTAGATTTGCCATAAACGTGCTAAAACTTATTATTTATGATTTTACAAAACTTCCAAATTTGATAATAAAAActgcaactaagatgcatgttacaatcaaaccactggtgtgtaataagtacaatacttacagtttaaacactttgttgtttttgttaaaatactttcACACAAATTCAACTTAATAGCAAAGATTACTTGTAAAAAGGCTCCAAAAATCTATACATACGTTTATACAAATCTGTTATTGTGAATtagcattaacatattttttatattgttttgcgaTATTTATTCAAGTGTTGCTCCTTTTTGTACAATGGACTTTGGATAATTTTTCAACTGTTTAAAGACTTTTAATTACTTTTATATTAAAAACGACCTGCATCAAATCTAGCATATTTTTCTAatgttattatagactgtactcgtgtttagagactacttCTGTCCCTAGATGTCCGCAACGAAAAGCGAGCTGCAGCCAGCATGGTGTCACATTTGCTTGGCGCTGTTGCACCAGTTGGACTTTTTTAACCTTAAAAGCCACCACACAACACAatttaacatgtctgaaaaggagtaggaagacgcaCAGCTATATCCTACCTTCTGCTTATTATAGCAATTACCAATGTACTATTTTTTTAAGCGTAAAAGAAAAAGATAAAGTTGTGTAACAGAAAATGTAATAGTGTTTGTATAGTAGGTAGCTTTTATAATACAGTAGCCTCCCGTTATTCTTCacaccggctcaagcacttggccagTAAACAAGCACTCAGAGCGAGAAAATatatgcacattttgtagattgctgtccacgggtatatctgggatatattaaagttatgtccacattgcagacatgctgactaCGTTCCAGACAATCAATGTAGTATGaaggtactgtatatatatgtatatatatatacaccttcaTACTGCTGGtggtaatattttttgtttgtgtggTTTTGAATTGATGTTAATTTTTCCTATGATCACAAACGCACCGTCTGTGCTTGAAAGAGGATTGGTGGAGAATGAAgaggtgttgttgtgtgtccggagAAGCACTGAGACAAAAGtatttgcacgggaggtaaaacctctTGAAATTGTAGCGtttgttagcataagattggcaataaaagttaaaaatagtgtaTGTGCGTTCACTCCAAAATGGCGACTTAAGGTACCCAAAGGTTTTTCTCCTTTTAACATATTCAtaagtgttggccctgcgatgaggtggcgacttgtccagggtgtaccccgccttccgcccgattgtagctgagataggctccagtgcctcccgcgaccccgaagggaataagcggtagaaaatggatggatggataagttcAACCTTCTGTAGCGGCATCATTGCCTTTTCTGACTCTTAGGTTTCTTGCTAAAATCATGTGAAGGTGAAGTACATTTGCAGTCATTTTAGGGAATAAATACAACCCCCCAAAAATTGAAAACACACAACCGCAAGAAGATTGCAAGTGAATGTGAGATGCACACATGCTTATTTCCTGTGGATATGGTGCCATCAGCAGGTAGTACAGGGTACAAACAAAAACACTCAACCAGTCTGTATTATTATGCGGTtatgtattattacattttaacatatctATACAGTTTTGCTGACTTAAGATGAATGGTATGGGTTATCTgcaaaaacaaccccaaaaaagACTAAAGTACAATGGGCGTGGGTGGGTTTTCTCACAAACCATAAATCTGTGGATTTGGAGATCGCAGACACTGTGGTTCAACGTTCTTCTTCCTATACACCTTATGGGCATGATATACcaaaggtttgtgtgtattaaaacatgtgcaaacttgttaGCACACGCAAAGTTGATCTACTGAGCTTGTGCACAGAAGATTACATCTCTtgagcaaaatagagagtgcTATCTATTTAGCGTGTTTGTCTTCATATATATGTTGATCATCAGAACACCCAAAATACTGGAAAGGGGTactgcaaatataatcatttagcattCGCAGTGTGATTTCTCAAGGCTGAAATTGATCTGCGGGCACTATTTTTCTTGCATTTGGATCGTTTCAGACGCAATATGACAACACCGCACAATTAGCTAGCTCAAAGTAGGTTCTGTTGTCTATTTTGTATATATAGCCGAGAAAAGGTGGTTcatattatatttgtgtgttAACAACATGACAAAACGCCACTGGTGGGAACTTATGATGTCATAAAtttgagggaaatgagtgtctccgtgGTTGCAACTGGTACACATGTAAATAAAAGGTTGTACTGTTTCTTGAAATGGCTCATATTATAACTGTGCGGTATGATAGTCCAAGTGATCTAGTTGTCATATATGTGGACATTAtgggaatttaaaggcctactgaaatgagattttctcatttaaacggggatagcaggtccattctatgtgtcgtacttgatcatttcgcgatattgccatatttttgctgaaaggatttagtagagaacatcgacgataaagtttgcaacttttggttgctgataaaaaagccttgcctgtaccggaagtagcgtgacgtcacaggttgtggagctcctcacatctgcacattgtttacaatcatggcctcaagcagcgagagcgattcggaccgagaaagcgacgatttccccattaatttgagcgaggatgaaagatttgtggatgaggaaagtgagagtgaaggactagagggcagtggaagcgattcagatagggaagatgctgtgagaggcgggtgggacctgatattcagctgggaatgactaaaacagtaaataaacacaaggcatatactgtatatactccgctctaaccaactgagctaaccggccacgATGTAttaaccacaacacaaccaggcttatatttaatatgccacaaattaatcgcgcataataaacacctcccccaTCCCGTcgatataacccgccaatacaaatcaaacacccgcaaaacaaactcaatcccacagcccaaagtaccgtttacctccgcaaagttcatacagcacatatatttccccaaaattacgtacgtgacatgcacatagcggcacgcacgtacgggcaagcgatcaaatgtttggacgccgcagctgcgtactcacggtagtgcgtatccaactcaaagtcctcctggtaagagtctctgttgtcccagttatccacaggccaatgtgtatccaactcaaagtcctcctggtaagagtctctgttgtcccaggccaatggtaaagcttgtcccaggccaatggtaaagcttgactgtcatcgttcgggaatgtaaacaatgaaacaccggctacaacgtagccgctacgtgtttgtgttgctgcagccggccgctaatacaccgcttcccacctacagctttcttctttgctgtcttcattgttcattaaacaaattgcaaaagattcaccaacacagatgtccagaatactgtggaattttgcgatgaaaacagacgacttaatagctggccacaatgctgtcccaaaatgtccgctacaatccgtgacgtcacgcgcaaacatcatcataccgagacgttttcagcaggatatttcgcgggaaatttaaaattgcactttactaactttgccgtattggcatgtgttgcaatgttaagatttcatcattgatatataaactatcagactgtgtggtcggtagtagtgggtttcagtaggtctttcagGTTTATGTGTAATACAAATACAGCACCCTGTTAAACCACTCGAAGGCCTAGTATGCCGGTACTAAAGTTTTTATGACAAATTGTGCCCATAACTTGTTCTTTTGTCTCTACTTACACAGGTCACAAGGAATCCTGCACTCATTTTCGGGTACAGAAACCGATCGGATTTGGCCGTACATCAACTCTCTCCTCAGCAAGATGCACACAAAGCCATTACATGCTTGTCAGAGTCAGGCGCCCTGAATCTTGGAAAAGACCGCAGAGAACATCAAGAAAGACGGTCAATAGGTCGTCATCCAGGTCTTGTTCATCATTGGAATGGAGAAATAACAGTCACCCAAATGCTTTATAGATATTTGCAATGATATAGTGGAATTATATTTAGTCCAACGCTCACCCAGATATAAGAACAATTTTAGTATGCTTCAAAACAGTCTACACAAAACATTCGTATCTGATTACACAAAAAGACTTGAGCTGCATGCATGCAACAATGGCAAAGATATGGAAACAGTCGCTTTTTGATGTAGTTCATCACCCTCACAATGTGTGAGTTCAATTTAAACTTTGCATATCCTAACGCAACATTTTTTTCCCGCTATCTCGAGAATCTCAAATCAGAAGATGGTCACTAATAGTCCACGAGACTTATTACATAAAGGAAGTTAAACTGGAGCAACAAAGCAGGACCTGGTGTATAAACTAGtgtaggggtgcccaaactttttttcTCCAAGTGCCAAATTGAAAATGTGTTAATGAGCTATGGACCAAACCCAGCGATTATATgtgtcaaacacaaacacaaagttCCTTTAAATTAGTGCAAATAAGATGGATAGATGAAGGGCTGCCCATTGCTAAATTGGTGCCCTAAGCACTGCCTTATAACCTTTCacataattttttacagtttcaCTCATCTTCAATTTAATTAGATGCCTAAAATGATTTAATGGGAAAGAAATTGTTCAATAACTGCgattggctggcgaccagtctagactgaagtcagctgggataaaCTCCAGCTTAACCGTGGCGTATAACAGAGATTTGCAAACTTCGCTTCTTGCCACCACTTACATTCGGGATCAAACCCAGTTTGACTGCCTTGCAAGATAAGTGCATTAATGCTGCACGCCATGGAAgattgagcaggaaggggcttgCTTAAGTTCGGAGTAAAGTTTTATAAAAAGGCGCCCCGTCATTTAATggttactagggatgtaacggtagcAAAatctccatccttccatccatccattttctacagcttgacactcatattcacacactagtgttgccaatcaacctatccccaggtgcatgtcttgggaggttgga
Coding sequences within:
- the ak4 gene encoding adenylate kinase 4, mitochondrial isoform X1, producing MSKKNMAKLFRAAIMGPPGSGKGTISERIAQSFGLQYLSSGHFLRESIAANTEAGMQVKTYVERGMLVPDHVMTRLMMPRLEQLSGQSWLLDGFPRTLAQAQTLNSLYQLDMVISLNIPFETLKDRLSDRWIHPGSGRVYNMGFNPPRVQGKDDVTGQDLIQHDDDKPEALMARLRHYKDVAKPVIDLYKSQGILHSFSGTETDRIWPYINSLLSKMHTKPLHACQSQAP
- the ak4 gene encoding adenylate kinase 4, mitochondrial isoform X2 yields the protein MQVKTYVERGMLVPDHVMTRLMMPRLEQLSGQSWLLDGFPRTLAQAQTLNSLYQLDMVISLNIPFETLKDRLSDRWIHPGSGRVYNMGFNPPRVQGKDDVTGQDLIQHDDDKPEALMARLRHYKDVAKPVIDLYKSQGILHSFSGTETDRIWPYINSLLSKMHTKPLHACQSQAP